A single Methanolobus sp. ZRKC5 DNA region contains:
- a CDS encoding isocitrate/isopropylmalate family dehydrogenase — protein MKLAVVEGDGVGKEVIPAAIEVLDALCLDVEKVPVELGYGKWEKTGSAITDEDIVTLKECDCVFFGAVTTPPDPNYKSVLLTIRKELDMYANVRPIRPLPSVKGIHDRNDFNFIIVRENTEGLYSGIEEIGDDASFTKRVITRKGSKRITDYACKLAKSRMNKLTIVHKSNVMKSDNLFLDVSRQAAIDAGVVHRDELVDSFAYNLITSPWNYDVIVTTNLFGDILSDMSGALIGGLGLLPSANIGEKYAFFEPVHGSAPDIAGKNIANPIAAILSLKMLLEWHGNLAEAAIVEEAVDAALNMGVCTPDLGGKYTTSEVGDIIAQYIKTRIE, from the coding sequence ATGAAACTGGCAGTTGTCGAAGGTGATGGAGTCGGGAAAGAAGTAATTCCAGCAGCAATCGAGGTACTTGACGCACTATGCCTTGATGTTGAAAAAGTACCTGTGGAACTTGGTTATGGAAAATGGGAGAAGACAGGCTCTGCAATAACCGATGAAGATATAGTGACACTGAAAGAGTGTGATTGTGTATTCTTCGGTGCTGTGACAACGCCACCAGACCCTAATTATAAAAGTGTACTCCTCACAATCCGAAAAGAACTGGACATGTATGCAAATGTCCGTCCAATTCGCCCTCTACCCTCAGTGAAAGGTATTCATGACCGCAATGATTTTAATTTTATCATTGTAAGGGAAAATACAGAAGGACTGTATTCGGGCATCGAGGAAATAGGGGACGATGCATCCTTCACTAAGAGAGTGATTACGAGAAAAGGATCAAAGAGAATTACTGATTACGCATGCAAACTTGCCAAGAGCAGGATGAACAAACTGACAATAGTCCATAAATCCAACGTCATGAAGTCTGACAACCTATTTCTTGATGTTTCCCGTCAGGCTGCAATAGACGCAGGAGTAGTTCACCGGGATGAACTTGTGGATTCTTTTGCCTATAACCTCATTACATCTCCCTGGAATTATGATGTCATAGTTACAACCAACCTCTTTGGAGACATCCTGAGCGATATGTCAGGTGCCCTGATTGGAGGACTCGGCCTTCTGCCCAGTGCTAACATCGGAGAAAAATATGCCTTCTTTGAACCAGTACATGGCAGTGCCCCTGATATCGCTGGCAAGAACATTGCAAACCCTATTGCTGCCATACTCAGCCTGAAAATGCTCCTTGAATGGCATGGCAACCTCGCAGAGGCAGCCATTGTTGAGGAAGCTGTCGATGCCGCACTCAATATGGGCGTTTGTACGCCAGACCTTGGTGGCAAATACACTACTTCGGAAGTTGGCGATATTATTGCACAATACATAAAAACAAGAATAGAATAA